A window of Exiguobacterium sp. FSL W8-0210 genomic DNA:
CAAGTATCGGTTCTACTTCCGTTCGTCGTCCATACTCAAGATCTCGTAACATGGAAGAACGATTTTTGCCCGTATTCTTCATGATCCGCTCGATTTCGGAATAAGTAATGTCATGGTGCGGGAAAATCGTCCGCATTTCGTCAAATAATTGACGGGCTTCTTCTCGATAAGGCATCTCTAATAAGGATCCATTCTCAACACCGTAATAAGCCGTCACTGGATTGATGACGACGTTGATGAACAGCTTCGTCAATAAAACGGCTTCCATATCTGACTCAAGTTCAAAGCACAGCTGCTTTGACGACAAGTTCGCTACCTCTTGATTTCCGTAGCGGATGCGTCCTTTTCCAGTATGCTGGACTTCAAACGGTGCAGTACGCATGGCACCATGTTCTACGACACCAAATAAGACATGCGGCAATTGCTCTTTCCATTTCAAATGATCCATTCCATTTTGCAGGAACATGACGGGACACGTCAGCCGTTCAAGGAATGGAATCACACTTTTTATATCATACGACTTTGTCGCGACAAACACCAAGTCTTCTGACTCGAGCCGATCAATCTTCCGGATCCGTACGAGACGACTCGCTTGTCCATCGCGAATGATTGGTCGTTCCTCATCTTGTTCTTGTCGCACATAAAGCGTGACTGCATGATCTTTCGATAAATAAGAGGCAAGCAATAACCCGATGGCACCCGCGCCAATGATTCCAACATTCATCTATTCATATCCCCTTTCATGAAAAAAGCGACCTTAAAACCGATTTCTCGATTTGAAGGTCGCTTTTATACCGATCAATCAGCTTATTTGCTGACGATTTCTTTACCTTTGTACGAGCCACATGCTTTACAAACGCGGTGTGAAAGTTTCATTTCACCACAGTTTGGGCACTCGACCATACCTGGTACACGGAGTTTGAAATGAGTACGGCGAAGACGTTTGCGTGTTTTCGACGTTCTGCGGAATGGTACTGCCATCGTTGTCCACCTCCTTGAAAAAATACACTCGCCTTTACTTCAGAAATCAGGAATCCTGATCTTTTTTAAAGAACTGAGCGAGACCCGCGAGTCGCGGATCGATTTTTGGTTCGGTTTCCTCTGGATCTTCTTCAGAAAGAATCGTCCAGCCTTCCCCCTCAACCAACTGATTCTCTTCATCATCCCCATGCACTTGCACTGGCACATGAAGTAAAATCAATTCTTGCACGAGCGGTCGAAGATCGACCGTATTCCCGATCGGCACGTTGATGTCATCTGCTTCGTTCGAAACAGCATCGACCTCGAGCAGGAATGGCTCGATGGATTCAATCTCGAATGGATAAGCGACGTCATTTAGCGTCCGGGCATCCGGAAGCGTCATTTCGCCGGTAATCCGAAGATTGAATATTAATTGATTCGATGTAAACGATGCATTTGCACGAACGTGCACAGGTTGCACCGCCCGGATATCCGGATGGAGGGCGACTAGCTCATTGAGCTCGATCGTCTCGTTAACCTGAAGTTGACCCAGATTGCGCAATTTATTCAATTGCATCAGGGACCATTTCATCCGAATCACCTCAATTGCAACAATATGAATTATAGAGAGGACATCTTGTTTTGTCAATGTTTTTTCTTTACACTGAAATCGCTAGAGAACGAACACTTTTGGACGTCTTTATCCATATTACCGCACTTAATTCGGTTTGCAAAGGAGAAAGTTTTCATGAGGATGACAGCTATCATTTCAGAGTACAATCCGTTTCATAACGGACACTATTATCAAGCGACGACAGCACGACGGGAAACGGATGCCGACGTCATCGTCGCCATCATGAGCGGGACGTTCATGCAGCGTGGTGAGCCCGCCTTTACGGATAAATGGACACGTGCTCAGGCAGCCGTCGCGAGCGGTGCCATCGATCTCGTTCTTGAACTTCCCTTCTATTTTGCTGTCCAGCGTGCTGATCGCTTTGCACTCGGTGGTGTAACGATTGCCGAGACAATCGGCTGTCAGTCGCTTTCGTTTGGAAGCGAGTGCGGAGATATCGAACCTTTTCTCCATGCAGCAGCGGAACAGATCGAAGAGACACCTGCATACAAGCAAGCGTTACACGATGGTTTGGCATCTGGTCTCTCTTCTGCTCACGCCGCCAGTCAAGCATTCAGGAGCGTCTCACGGACGCTTGATTTGACACAACCGAACAATACGCTTGGCTATTATTACGCTCGCGCCGCAAATACCCTATCGCTTCACACGACGAAACGGATTGGAAGTGGCTACCACGACTTATCCACCGGGGACATCATGAGCGCCACCGCGATACGCGCCCATCATCAAACGCACGGTCAGCTGCTCGCACTTCCTGAACAAACCGAAGACGTCTTAGCAAACGCCTCTTTCGCCAACTTTTCGCACTATTATCCGTGGATTCGACAACGTCTACTAACGACTCCAGTACCCGAGTTGATGCGAATCGCTGGGATCGACGCTTCGTTAGCACCACGACTCATCGAAGGGGCGAAACAAGCAACAACATTCGAGACCTTTCTGAATCACGTCAAAACACGCCGTTATACGCGGACGAGCCTGCAACGTGCCCTGATCTATCTGTTGACCTCAACGACAGCAGAGGAGGTCGCACGGATTGATTACGACCATATTGATTTCGTTCGTCCCCTCGCCTTTTCAGAACGAGGACGACAGGCACTCAAAACCATCAAAACGCGGACTACCGTCTTCAGTACCTTCACGAGTCATCCTTGGCTAACGAAAGAAAGCCAAGTGACAGCTGCATACGCACTGCCCTTGGCTCGCTACGACGCGTTGCTCGAACACCGTCGTTTTCCTTATTTCGCTGGAAGTTCTTCTAAATAATCAATCGCATCTTCGACTGTCTTGATCGGAACGAGCTTCATGTTCGTTCCGAGTTTTTTGATGGATGGTTTTGCTTCTTTGTAGTTCTCTCCTGCTGGCACGAACATGATTTCTGCTCCTGCCTCGTCAGCAGCGACGACCTTTTGCCATGCTCCGCCAATCGGTCCCACCTTGCCGCCTTCTTCAATCGTTCCCGTGCCGGCGATTTTATGCCCTTTCGCCAAATCCCCCGGCGTCAATTGATCATAAATTTCAAGGGTGAACATCATTCCAGCAGATGGTCCACCGACACCTTCGACCTGAAACGCAATCTCAGGATCCGTCGTCACGTTTGAGATCGGAAGCGGTTCGTAAATACCTAGTCCGACTCGCTTGACCTCTTTAGATAACTGATCCACTCGAATCGTCGTCTTCTTGTCTTCCGATTTACGCGTGAACTGAATCGGAACAGCTGTTTTGGCTTTTTTCACTTGAATCGTCTTCATGAAACCTTCAAATGACGTAATCGGTTTTCCGTCAACACTTGTAATCCGATCCCCTGCCTTCAGTTTCCCCTCGGCTGGACCACCGGGAATGACGCCGGAGACGTAGACCCCTTCGAAATCGACATCGACCTTTTGATCCGCCAATTCATACGCTTCGATCGTTGCGTTATGTTGCGCTTCTTCCATATACAGCTTCTGACGCGTTTCATACTGCGCGTCCGACTCGCCGTCGTACAGATAATCACTTACACTCGATGTTTCGGAGAACGGTAGAAATAAGCTTTCAATGAGAAAGTAAGGCGTGGCCCGGCGTTGTGCGATCGTCAGCATCATCAAATCTCCCGGTTCCTTGTCGCCTCCAGACACATCGATCAAATCTTCCGTCGACGTCGCGTCACCCGGATAGGAGATGAAATAGGGAAGCGGTACGAAAAATACGATCAAGGCAGCGATGATTGCTGCTAAGGCAGGTTTCCAAGCTTTCATCACAGTTCTCCTTTCGTATATTTCTGACGTAGTGCTTCTTCGACAGAAGGCGGTACGAGATCGGCAACGGAAGCACCATATTTGGCAGCTTCTTTAACGATCGAAGAACTCAAGAAGGAATACTGATTATTCGTCATCATGAATAGTGTCTCGATTTGATCATTCATCTTCTTGTTGATGGAAGCGACTTGCATTTCGTATTCAAAGTCCGAAACTGCTCGTAGACCGCGTACAATCGCGGTTGCTCCGACTTCCGCCGCATAATCGACCAGTAGACCATTAAAGGAATCCACCTTGATTTGAGGTAGGTGCGATGTCACATCGGCAATTAACTCCATTCGTTCCTGGACAGAAAAGAGTGGTTGCTTCGAAGAATTATTCAGTACGGCAACGATGATCTCATCAAAAATCGGAACGGCACGCTCGATGATGTCTAAATGTCCGTTTGTGATCGGATCAAAGCTACCTGGGCAAATGGCGATTCGTTTCATTCGTGGTCTTCCTCCGCTTCCATGAATTCGTACAATGTAATCGAGATGACAGCGGAATAACGAAGTCGACGCACGACTTCTAGTCGTCCGATTTGGTCCGGCAATTCAACCGCTGAGTCATGTTCACAGACGATGACACCGTTGTCCGTCAGCATATCGTGTTGCTCTATGTACGTGACATGTTCCGTCAATCGCTCTTTTGCATAGGGAGGGTCTAGATAAATCAATTTAAACGGCTCTTCAGATGCGAGTTCCGTTAAAGCGATCGCTACATCTTTTTTTAAAACACGTGCTTGGTCCGTATAGCGCGTCGTTCGTAAATTATCTTGGATCGTTTGGATCGCTTTATGGTGTTGGTCGACGAACACCGCCTCATCGCATCCTCTTGAAAGAGATTCAATCCCAAGACCACCGCTCCCCGCAAACAGATCCAGTGCTCGTCCTCCGTTGAAATAAGGACCGATGACGTTGAATAAGGATTCTTTTACCTTATCCGTCGTCGGTCGTGTTTGATCCCCTGGCACTGCTTTTAATCGTGTACCTTTCCGTTCCCCTGAAATGACTCGCATTTCCTTCATTCCTTTCAACAAAGAAGCGACGAGGATGTCCTCATCGCTCCATGGATTATGCTTCTTCTGGCATTTTACCTTTTTTGTTCGCGAACGTCTCCGTGATGAACGGTCGTTCTGAACGTTTAATCGATTCGACGAACGGGAGAGTCGAAATGACTTCCATCACCTGTTCATGCTGATCTAAATCGACATACAGATGAACGTATCGTTCACGTTTAGACGTAAAGTAGACGTTCCCGTAACGGCGTAATTGACGGGATGCTTTCATCGCATTGACATAGACGATGAGTCCCACTCGTTCCTTGATCACGCCAGCCTACCCCCTTCACCTTCGTTATCCGCTACAGCTACAGCTGCCACCGGTCGAACAACCTCCAGCGCATCCTTGATCGAAGAAAGGATTTCCCGTCGGTACTTTAATTTGCGGTGATACTTCTCCAGCGAGCTTCAGACTGATTTGTCCGAGTAACGTCTCGAGTTGTTTTTCCGCCTTTTTAAACTGCGCGACTTCCTCTTGTAAATCAAGTCGCCGTTTGACTTCATGGACCTTTTTCGTGATCGTCTGATAGTCAGGATGATACCGTCCGAATCGCTGTACGAGTTCGTAGTCCTC
This region includes:
- a CDS encoding ketopantoate reductase family protein, which codes for MNVGIIGAGAIGLLLASYLSKDHAVTLYVRQEQDEERPIIRDGQASRLVRIRKIDRLESEDLVFVATKSYDIKSVIPFLERLTCPVMFLQNGMDHLKWKEQLPHVLFGVVEHGAMRTAPFEVQHTGKGRIRYGNQEVANLSSKQLCFELESDMEAVLLTKLFINVVINPVTAYYGVENGSLLEMPYREEARQLFDEMRTIFPHHDITYSEIERIMKNTGKNRSSMLRDLEYGRRTEVEPILGYALRQATTATPRLSFYYEQIKQREGPQ
- the rpmF gene encoding 50S ribosomal protein L32, yielding MAVPFRRTSKTRKRLRRTHFKLRVPGMVECPNCGEMKLSHRVCKACGSYKGKEIVSK
- a CDS encoding YceD family protein, with protein sequence MKWSLMQLNKLRNLGQLQVNETIELNELVALHPDIRAVQPVHVRANASFTSNQLIFNLRITGEMTLPDARTLNDVAYPFEIESIEPFLLEVDAVSNEADDINVPIGNTVDLRPLVQELILLHVPVQVHGDDEENQLVEGEGWTILSEEDPEETEPKIDPRLAGLAQFFKKDQDS
- a CDS encoding tRNA(Met) cytidine acetate ligase, which encodes MRMTAIISEYNPFHNGHYYQATTARRETDADVIVAIMSGTFMQRGEPAFTDKWTRAQAAVASGAIDLVLELPFYFAVQRADRFALGGVTIAETIGCQSLSFGSECGDIEPFLHAAAEQIEETPAYKQALHDGLASGLSSAHAASQAFRSVSRTLDLTQPNNTLGYYYARAANTLSLHTTKRIGSGYHDLSTGDIMSATAIRAHHQTHGQLLALPEQTEDVLANASFANFSHYYPWIRQRLLTTPVPELMRIAGIDASLAPRLIEGAKQATTFETFLNHVKTRRYTRTSLQRALIYLLTSTTAEEVARIDYDHIDFVRPLAFSERGRQALKTIKTRTTVFSTFTSHPWLTKESQVTAAYALPLARYDALLEHRRFPYFAGSSSK
- a CDS encoding SepM family pheromone-processing serine protease, whose amino-acid sequence is MKAWKPALAAIIAALIVFFVPLPYFISYPGDATSTEDLIDVSGGDKEPGDLMMLTIAQRRATPYFLIESLFLPFSETSSVSDYLYDGESDAQYETRQKLYMEEAQHNATIEAYELADQKVDVDFEGVYVSGVIPGGPAEGKLKAGDRITSVDGKPITSFEGFMKTIQVKKAKTAVPIQFTRKSEDKKTTIRVDQLSKEVKRVGLGIYEPLPISNVTTDPEIAFQVEGVGGPSAGMMFTLEIYDQLTPGDLAKGHKIAGTGTIEEGGKVGPIGGAWQKVVAADEAGAEIMFVPAGENYKEAKPSIKKLGTNMKLVPIKTVEDAIDYLEELPAK
- the coaD gene encoding pantetheine-phosphate adenylyltransferase, with product MKRIAICPGSFDPITNGHLDIIERAVPIFDEIIVAVLNNSSKQPLFSVQERMELIADVTSHLPQIKVDSFNGLLVDYAAEVGATAIVRGLRAVSDFEYEMQVASINKKMNDQIETLFMMTNNQYSFLSSSIVKEAAKYGASVADLVPPSVEEALRQKYTKGEL
- the rsmD gene encoding 16S rRNA (guanine(966)-N(2))-methyltransferase RsmD encodes the protein MKEMRVISGERKGTRLKAVPGDQTRPTTDKVKESLFNVIGPYFNGGRALDLFAGSGGLGIESLSRGCDEAVFVDQHHKAIQTIQDNLRTTRYTDQARVLKKDVAIALTELASEEPFKLIYLDPPYAKERLTEHVTYIEQHDMLTDNGVIVCEHDSAVELPDQIGRLEVVRRLRYSAVISITLYEFMEAEEDHE
- a CDS encoding YlbG family protein produces the protein MIKERVGLIVYVNAMKASRQLRRYGNVYFTSKRERYVHLYVDLDQHEQVMEVISTLPFVESIKRSERPFITETFANKKGKMPEEA
- a CDS encoding YlbF family regulator; this encodes MIYTDKTIDLINAAEDLIRSLAQSETGQAYRCAKQAQQESTEAQAVIRDFHQVKEDYELVQRFGRYHPDYQTITKKVHEVKRRLDLQEEVAQFKKAEKQLETLLGQISLKLAGEVSPQIKVPTGNPFFDQGCAGGCSTGGSCSCSG